The Oncorhynchus tshawytscha isolate Ot180627B linkage group LG16, Otsh_v2.0, whole genome shotgun sequence nucleotide sequence aacagTGTACAAAAAAATGTTGTACCAAATAATAATAagtctaataaataaataataataaataagttGTACAATATTTAAAGTGTGATTAACAAGTCCTATTAATACACATCCCATTGAAAACAGGCACACGTCTAAAATAATGCAATTTCCAAAATGCACGTGCCAAATCGCAGTTGCCAGTCATGGGTTGTCACTAAGCGACTAGTCGGGGCTTGCTGGGAATCAGAGTTTTACTTGCCCAGCTCTCCAGAAGATTGTTGAAACTCAGCATCCCATAAAGCACTGCTACCATGTACTCCTCCCATACGACTTCCTGCCTTTAGTTTAGATATGCACAATTTTATATTACACgaatgtgttagctagctagctttcgtAAAATGAAAAGCAATTTGCAAGACATTTAGGGAAACACAcagcattttttaaatggaacGGTTGCTGAAATAGCCAGTGCCTTTTGTTCATGCGCTGTGGAGTGATAACGTTAGTTTAGCTACCTAGGTCGCCAGCTAACACAGGCTCGCTAGCTAGCTTTTTCCAATGGACAAGCCTGTTAAACCGCTTTCTAGCTAGCCAACAGAAGCCTAATTATATGTAATTTAGGGGAAGATTTTTTTCTAAAAGAAATTACAAGGCACTTCTTGCAGTGATGGATGAAGTTGATAAGATTTTAATTCACTCGCTTAGACAGACTGGCACGTaagtatctagctagctaaagttacttTCTAACATTATCAATAAATAACCTGTTGTTGCTAGCTTGCAATTTAGttagctaacgtttgctagcttATGTGTCTACTGTAGTGAGTTTGGCTAGCTCTTGTCTTTGATTTGATAGCCACTGATACCCAGATCTACATTCACTCACTCACCAGAGCCATTTCATATAAGCTAATATTTTCCTTGTGAACGTTTGTTGAAGTGTAGAGCGCAAATCATGGCTACATTCATCCAAACGTTTAACATGTGCTTATTTTGTTCTAACAGCTAGTTGTTTGATTTTCACTCTGCCAATAATAAAATATGTTCGATAGTGTAATGAGCAGAATTCGTCTATCTTTGAATGTCATTTGAAAGTTTAACCGGCTGATCACATGACTAGTGAGAAGTGGGTGTGACACAAGTGGGAAGTTAACCCTGTGCACCTGCACCTCATGGTGTGTCTGTTCGCACAGGGACGTGGGGAAGGATGTGCAGAGTGTGAAGCACTTCACCAGTGAGCTGATAGTGGAGGCGGTGGTGAGATGTCTGCGAGTGATCGACCCGGCCCTGGGAAGCGGACTGTGCCCCTCCTTACCCCCAGGCATGTCTGCCCGCTTCCGTGTGGGCATGAGCCTGGCACAGGCCTGTCAGGTGAGAGGTCGAAAAGGAAAGGGATAGTTATAGTGCTCCCCCTCCTGTTGCGAAATGGGGCTCACTCCTCCTTTTGATCACATGAAGATTAAGATATTGTTTGCTGTAAATGGATAACCATGCATGACTTAATGATGTACCCATATGACCTATTCCCCTTTTGCATGACACTCAGtccaaggttttttttttttttgtattctgAAATTAATTTACTGTCATTAGATCAAGCTCAATTTTTCATGGTCCCAACTACATGCATGCAGTCTGGACCACTGATGTCTGAAAATAAGTCATTCAGCAACCAATTTGACATCCTGCTACAATGTGAAGTGATGTCATATAGACTAATGCCATTCCATCTCATTGAGCATTGTTTTGAACTGTTTTTGTTTCCTCACTTGATTGACTCTATTGAATAGCCCAATTGCTTGCGTAACTTCGGTTGAGTGATCTCCTGAGATTAACAGTTTACTTACAACATTTCGAATCTGCCAAGTGTGAATACATTTGGTTTGATCATTTTGTGAAGCAGGCTACATCATTGGACATGTTCATGGAAATCTCATAGACATTTCTCGTTCCATTTCTTACCCGGAATGACCCTCATGTTCTAAAGGGTGAGGGTGAGGCATTATACTAAGGTCAATGACCTGTGTATGAACAGACTCCATAACGAGGTTGACATGCATTTTTATTTGCAGGACCTTGGCTACAAGGGAGAGATTGGCTACCAGACCTTTCTGTACAGCAATGAGCCAGAGATCCGCTCCCTGCTCATGTTCCTAGTGGAGAAGCTGCCCAGAGAAAGTGCTGAGGCCTCGGACCAACCAGCAGGTACAGACTCAATGTCCCACCATTGTACTTCTTGTCATTAATAAATACCATTCATCCCTTAGCTTTAGTTCTCCCCTTATACATTGGTTTTATTTTTTGCTTTCTGAACTGTAATCTGATCAATAAAAAGACATGGAATGTTTGAACTTCTAAAAATGACAATAATCTGAAAGTATTTCTTTGTCTCATACATTGTACCCCCTAACAGGTAAATCGGCCCTCCTCCAGAAATCCATAGCTGCCCAGATTAAAGCTCAGCTGGCCTTGCCCTGGCTCTCTCCATCCTGCAGACTACCCCTCCTCTGTAAAACACAGGTATGTCCTGCTAGCTATGCTACAAAGCATTATCAATGACGTGGCCTGCTAAGTTTAATATACACTGATAAATAACTTTGGGTTTCCTAGATCATGAAGGAAGCTAGATTAAGGCTATATAGGGAAAGTAGTGAGGCAATAATGACTCATGTTCATCCTGTTTTTCATGGCTTCATGGATATTTACTCAAGTCAATATTCCCCAGAACTACAAACATCCAATTTGAATCTATACACACTTCCTATTTGAATCTATGCGTCTTTGTGTCAAGTGTTCCCTCTTGTTGTATGCGTTCTCACTTCACGTTTCTTTTTAGAACCCAGGACCGTCCCACAGTTTCCACTCTCAGACCCTTAGTTTACCCCACTGCCTCAAAGTGCCTGGGAAAAAGCAATTGAAAGGTAAACCCCAGAATACACAGGACCTTCGTAACTTACTGTCATTGCATATCATTCTGTAATCCAATTCTTCCAGTTGTGTAGGATTCTGAATGAGTAGcctatatacagtacctgtcaaaagtttggacacaccaaagccttcaagggtttttctttatttttactattttctacattttagaataatagtgaagacatcagaactataaaataacacatggaatgcacttgttggctgcttttccttcacactgtggtctgactcatcccaaaccatctcaattgggttgaggttgggtgattgtggaggccaggtcatctgatgcagcactcatcactctcgttcttggtcaaatagtccttacacagcctggcgatgtgttgggtcattgtcctgttgaaaaacaaatgatagtccttctaagcgcaaaccagttgggatggcgtatcgctgcagaatgctgtggtagtcatgctagttgtgtgccttgaattctaaataaatcactaagtgtctccagcaaagcaccatcacaccacctcctccttgcttcatggtgggaaccactcatgcagagatcatccgttcatctactcacAAAGACAtagtggttggaaccaaagatttcaaatttggactaatcagaccaaaggacaaatttccatcggtctaatgtcctttgctcatgtttcttggcccaagcaagtctcttcttattggtgtcctttagtagtggtttctttgcagcaatttgaccatgaaggcctaattcacgcagtctcctctgaacagttgatcgGTGGTGGTCGGGTGGTGGTCAGGTGGCGGTGGTCAGGtggtgttacttgaactctgtaaggCATTTATTtgcgctgcaatttctgaggctggtaacttgtcctctgcggcagaggtaactctgggtcttcctttcctgtggcggtcctcatgagagccagttgcaTCATAACaaaattcttgacattttccggactgactgaccttcatgttttaaggtaatgatggactgtaatttttctttgcttatttgagctggtcttgccataatatggacttagccctatatggtaaaagaccatcttctgtataccacccctaccttgtcacaacacaactgatttggctcaaacgcattaagaaggaaagaaattccacaaattaactttcaacaaggcatacctgttaattgaaaagcattccaggtgactggaaaaaatatataaaaaaataaagaaaaaccttgaatgagtagatgtgtctaaatctttgactggtactgtacataagcAGGTGTTACATTAAGCTTGGTACAAGATCTTCTTTGCCACTGAAATGAGAGCATATGGTGACAGTTCAATACCAGTATACCACGTcattcttttctccccctcttcaGAGGAAAATGACTACCACAGGGACTTCCTTCCCCCTGTAACTGCCCAGCCGTCGCAGCATGCCTCCGTGCCGGCCTCCCTGCTGGAGCAGCATGCGGGGGAGCTCAGTGCCGCCCAGGAGTGGGAGAACGAGTGGAACAGCCAAGGCCTCCTTTCCCGCCTCACACCCGAGGTATGCTCTTTAAGGGATAGTTTAAGTTTTTGGCTTGAATTTGAGAACAATAATAATATTTATGTGTTCAATGCAGTGTTTTCATCTGTGAACTCGTGTCCACCCAGGAATATCGCTCCAGGAAGCGTGCTCGTCTGCAGAAGCGGATCGAAGAGCAGCTGCGCACTGCGGCCCAGACCCGCCCGGACACCCTCGGTGCCCACGTGTCAGGCTCTGACCTCACAGAGCTGCTGCAGTCCTTCGGGGGCTCTCCCCTCATTGGTGACATCCTCGCCAAGGGCACCCGCTTCACCCACACTGAAAAATTTACTTTCACAGAGGTGAATGATGGGTTAAACAAAGCCTGCTCCAAAGACATTGAGCAAGATCTCCAAATGTTCCCCCTTTTGATTTCCAATCTGAATCCAGCCTTTGTTTCTCTCTAACTGGTCcatgcctctctctgtgtgtgtttgtcaggagCCTGAGAAAGCTGCCAAGCAGATGGCAGCAGCGGCCAACTCCCTCCCCAGCTCACATCAGTCGGAGGAGGATCTGCAGGCCCGACAGCAGGAGGAGCTGGCCTCcctgcagcagcagctacagcagCTCTCCCTCAGCCTAGAGGAGGTGGGCGGAGACATGAGGCAGCTCACTGTGTCCATACATCAGGTAATTGGAGCCTCTATTCTTCAAAATAGACTGTGTATTTGCGTAGACCTCAGACCAGAGTTACCACAGTGGAATGAACTATGACATGTAGACATAGTCACCCTGCAACACTTGTCTCTCGTCTGTGTGCAGGTGTCAGATGAGCTGAAGCAGAAAGAGCTGAGCAACACGGAGGAGGAGGACTCTGTCCGGGTAAAGAAGCAGACCATATACCTGCTGCCGGACGGGGAGAACAACCTGGCCAAGCTGCAGGCCCTAGTGGAGGGAAGTGCCGAGCGAGTGGTCAACCTGGCCGCCCAGTGGGAGAAACACAGAGCTCCACTTATCGATGAGCACCGCAGGCTCAAGGAGCTCTGCAGCAACCAAGAGGTAGCGTTCATCTCCTTAGATATCCCCAAGTGTGTGACAGAAAGAAACTCTTAATTCAACTTCCATTCTTTTCTCT carries:
- the LOC112215893 gene encoding coiled-coil domain-containing protein 22, with the protein product MDEVDKILIHSLRQTGTDVGKDVQSVKHFTSELIVEAVVRCLRVIDPALGSGLCPSLPPGMSARFRVGMSLAQACQDLGYKGEIGYQTFLYSNEPEIRSLLMFLVEKLPRESAEASDQPAGKSALLQKSIAAQIKAQLALPWLSPSCRLPLLCKTQNPGPSHSFHSQTLSLPHCLKVPGKKQLKEENDYHRDFLPPVTAQPSQHASVPASLLEQHAGELSAAQEWENEWNSQGLLSRLTPEEYRSRKRARLQKRIEEQLRTAAQTRPDTLGAHVSGSDLTELLQSFGGSPLIGDILAKGTRFTHTEKFTFTEEPEKAAKQMAAAANSLPSSHQSEEDLQARQQEELASLQQQLQQLSLSLEEVGGDMRQLTVSIHQVSDELKQKELSNTEEEDSVRVKKQTIYLLPDGENNLAKLQALVEGSAERVVNLAAQWEKHRAPLIDEHRRLKELCSNQEMESSRKLSEIKELHEKISQSAEEAKKKEGLYKQLITEFENLAKDISRSAYTARILEIVGNIRKQKEEITKILSDTKELQKEINSLTGKLDRTFAVTDELVFKDAKKDESVRKSYKYLAALHENCTQLIQTIEDTGTIMREIRDLEEQIDTENGKKTVSNLEKILEDYKAIRQENSALAAKIREA